From Triticum aestivum cultivar Chinese Spring chromosome 7B, IWGSC CS RefSeq v2.1, whole genome shotgun sequence:
GAGCGGCTGCTAGAGCTGGACATGGCACCGGATTCGATCAGAACcggtgaggggagaggagaggacgaAGCGAGATAGGAGATTGAGTGAGATAGGCTTTCGGACCCACGAGGGCGATGGGGTTTTGTGTGGGAGAATTGTGGGGTCGGTGGTGGGCCAGGCTTGTCAGGCGGACGCGTCCGGGCGTGCCCGGGccaccccatatccgccccatatttgggttggatatgggggtgccggtcagtctagtcgtttgaggcccgtttgagacgCCCACCTGGATCAAAAAGACGTGACTGGGCAGTGACTGGGCAGCCCGTCCAGGTATTTGAAGCGGCTTTGAaaggtccggctgtagatgctcttagtccATTCTCATGCGACCACACAGTCATAGACTGCTTGTCATTGGCACACTAATATACGTAGTTGAATGGGTCATCACACGTTGTTAAAAACACTTATCGCACAACGAATTGTATGGAACACTCAAAAGCATAATCTGAGGAACGGGCATCGATCTGTTGGTTGGGCAGCTGGGGTTGCTGTCAGCCCACCCGAGTTCGAGTCCCGGCTCGGCGCGCGGTGCTCGCGgagtttttcctataaaaaatgCCAATGAGGGTTAACCCTTGGGTTGGTCTAAAAAAAGCATAATCTGGCAAAATGTTTTCCGTGACAGAATAAAACAAGCCATCACACTGGTGCCTTCCCATCGACATGTCCAGGCTCGACCAACGAACCATAATACTATTTTTTtcaaacggaggcaaaagattttcctcatctattaattaagagCGGGAAAGAGTTTTACAAACGTCTCTTCCGAAACTGCATGGCCATTACTCACGCGATACAATTTCCCCTAGTTTCATTGCACCTGCGGCGACCCAAAGCCTAGCCTCCTCCAAGATGATGTTTAAAACAATCAGGGGCGGCGCACTATAGTGCCGGAAAACATAGGCGTTCCTTTCATTTCAAATTGCCCAAGAAACAATCATGGTGAGCGAGGCCATTGCTTTTCTAGAACGAATATTCATGTCGGTTCTACTAGCCCAGAAGATGTATCCAGATGCACAAAACCAGAAGAATTATCCGCCGCACCCCTACATGGTGTGCCACTAACAGCCACATCGTGCAACCATGTGATCATAAACCAAGCacgcacccctcccccccccccccccccccccccccccccccacacacacacaagtgcACACGCGCTTGTCAGTTGTGCTCGATGATAGCACTCAATAAGTTTGTGCTCTTAAGTATTTTCAGCATGCACGTTGGATCCTAGTTCTGCAAGTTGTGTTTACCAACAGTGCCACCCACCTCCTCCAGTTGAATTGTGTTATTCTGATTTACCCATCCCCAAGCACATCCCCCTCCTCCAATTGAGAAATACCATCACCCACCCTTAGTTGAGTGTCTCTCCTCCCCACCCCTGTCATTCGAGGAACTTGACCTTGCCTTCGCCCAAAGCTCTGGTGTCTAATATGTTCATACTTTTATGAGATTGTTCCATATGAGATTTTTGCAAAACAAACAAGGGCAAGATATAATAAAACTTAATGCAActatttcttttgattttttcatcTTTTACGATAATGACCGCCGGTCTTTCCTCTGACAGGCTATGCGGAAAGGGTGGAACCCCTTTCTCGAGAGCTTGCGTGAACAATTTTAGCGATCCTATATTTTTTCTAttcctgcgtttttagaatcctgTGAATCATAGAGGCCATCATCCAGAAAGGACGTGTCGAGTATTGTCAATGATGTTGTTAGTTTCTCCCTTTTTCAAGCAAAATAAATTAATGGCCTACGTCAAGGGAACCCTTTTGGTGCCTCATCATGTTCAAAATGATTGTGGATATACTAGCTATCCCCGGAACAGAGCTAAGGAGGACGGTCAAGTTACGAGGTGGGTTCTCATCATGTGGACGATGAGTAATCTATATCTCAAGTCCTCCATATGCTGATTACATTATAATCTTTATGGTGATTTGAAGTGCGCAGGTAATTTGAGCTCATTTCAACCATCTTTTAGCAGCTTTTAGGTTTTAAAATGAACTTTTACCAGTAACTAATTTATTGCCTCTGGAAGCCAAGATAGTCTGAGAAGCTGGAGCATACCCAATTTTTTGGGTTAGCATTGCAATTCATTGTTACAGAGACTATGTAATAGACATATAAAAATATAGAAGATTGTAAATTGTTTTGAGAAATGTCTTAAAGATCAGAGGTCCAAAAAATCTATCTTACGTATGGTAGCTAGTGGAGTTAATAAACACCTTGTTGAAAAACGTCCCTAGTTTCACAGTGTCCTTTAAATATCGTAACTTGAACATTTAGACGTGTATAGATCCAGTTTTTTCAGGAAAGTATCACATGCCAACATGAATGGGAAATTTTGTGTCAACCCAAAGACCAGGAAGGTCTCTAGGAATCTAGTACCTTGACAAGGAAGAGCGCCGATGAATCCACTTTATGCACAATAGGAGCTTGAAACAAGAAGCTAGATTTTGCCTTACCTAGCACTGGAAATAGGAGATCTATCGACTGAACGACCAATTATAGCCGGAGGGACAAGTCCAGCTCGTGGTCGCGCTCCGACGAGCTCGTGCTGCGCTTGTGCGCCATGCCACCTGCTGCTGCTGGCTCCTCGGACACCCAAACAGCGGCGGCAGCCCTCTCCGGTTTCCAAGCATGCTCCGTGGCGGCGGCAGTCTCCCGGCGGCGCTTGTTGGCTCGCTCTTCCTTGTGCGTGTTCTGGTGGCCGCCGAGAGCCTGCGAGGTGCGGAACTTGCGGTGGCAGTACACGCATAGGAAGAAGCCGGGCGCCGGCGCCACGACCGCGGCGGCCAGGGTGAGCTCGAGGCTGAGCTCGTCATGCGCGTGCTCCATTGTGCTGGCTGGTGCTGGTGGTTGTGTGTCGTACTCGCATATGGCTGTGGGTGTGGGTGACTGTGAGCAGAGCTCGCTATCTAGCCAGGTTCAAATCTGGGGAGCACAAATGGCCAAGCGAATCGTGGAGGTAGCTTGGACGGCCGGTCTGCATGTGGTGCTCGTTCCTCCGCGGTAGTTCTGTCCGGGAGGGCGACGTACGGCCCCGCCGGCGTCGTCACCGGGGCACACAAACGCGTGGTATTAGACGagtcacaatgggtagtaacttaaactagtaacatgcatatgttactagtttatgttactacctctatagtggggagtaatatATGAGTGATGTCATGCCACATtttatttattaggttgtagattcattttgtcttggtatgtgtgatgttacaagaactagctatgttaccatatGCTCCTCTTTCCTCATCTGTTTTACctagagatgtgtgatgttaccacctatgttacttcCAATGTGGATAGTCTTAGGATCaaactgcatgcatgcatggcccAACCGAGATTCCTTATGTCTAAAAATATAGAGCAACTGTGGAAGTATGTGTACACACACACATACGGGGTATTAGGAAAGGGTTACTTCTTCCCCTAATAAAAAGAAGGAAATGAAGCATTTTGCGCTGGCGCATACACAATGCAGAGGTCCATACTTCCCGTGGAATTCAGCcttatttttttgggttttctttttgttTGGCACATGTTGGTCATAATGGAAGTATCATAAATACTAGTATCATTCATTTCAACTAGGCAATTTTGTTATGGTGAGTAGGTGACACACTATTTAAACGTGTAAAGAGAGGCCtgagtatcatgatatgatattgTGTCACACTAAATGATGTACTAGTACGGAATGATAATAAATGAGATCACAATGATACCAAGTTATGGCATATGCACTTTGAatatagtatcatacactagtatcatatacatGATGCTAGTATATGATACTTCACATTGTGACCAACCTCATGCAATGCCCTACGGGGCATAAGGAGGTGTATGTGACTGTGTACTTTCCTTTCCTAAGAGAGTACATGTGCATGAATAAGTTTAGAATAATTAGTAATTTTCAAGGAGGGTTCACCGGGCCAACTGTTTCGGGAACATCTGTACCAGAAATGTAATGTAAGGAGAAAACAGTTAATTATTTGGACGTCTGATTTAACATTTGTTTTAGTTGGTTTCTTTAAGAAACAAATTGTACTCCCTCATTAAGCAGTCATTGTGAGCGATACATGTCAAGCGAGGAGAGGCTTCAATTATCTTGTAGTTGATGCATGATCCCTAGCTAACCTTTACAAATAGTAACCTTTTTGTAGTGATTGgaattaattacgtagttctccaCGTCACAAGATGCTTTTGGGTTAGCTTACTCATAAAAGTCGTTGAATGTCATCAACCAACAACTTACCATACAACTACTCGAATACTAGAATTTATGTAGTTTGCCCAACGTAAGGTCAGATAATGTACCAGGCTTCTCTTCCATTATATCTTGAAGCTTGTACAAATGTTGTCTCGATTCATGAACACACAACATTGTTATTTCTCCTCATTTATTCTATATCATCTTTGGAATATTGTGCATTCTTTCATCTTCATTGGACAAACTAGATACACCCTATTGAAGTAGTTGTATGTTAAGTTGTTGGTCGAGTGGCAGATTTTACAAATAAGCACATGAACAAACAATTGGAGATCCTACAAAAAATATAATATAGAGCCATAAGCCTACTTAAATGGTTTACACTTCAAGATTATATGGAGTTGTATGAAAACCATGTGCTATACTTTAACTtttgatgcttatatgaaaactaTGTATTATAAGTATTGTGCTTGCTGGACTACGTGTATCCTGGTCTATATGTGCTTCCTAGAATATACGGTGGTGTTTGCGAGTGTCAGAGATGGCATACTCGACAAAGAAGCTATGTCAAGCCACCGATGGCCGAATAACGACAAACATTTTGGACATGTGGCCCATTGTGGCTATCTCTGCTGGCCGAGATAGCCAATGAGTGCTCATTTGCCATCGGCCTTCTCCTTCAAAGGCCGCTTCAGCCAGGAGCTTGTCGCCGAGAGACACCTTCACCGGGACTTCCCCCAAAGGGAATCGCCACGATAGGCGGATAGTGGAGGAAATGAAAGAGTGGGTGAGTGAGTGGTGCTAGGAGATGATAGAGGGAAGTAAGGGGGAAAGTTTAGAGCGAACACTTTGAAAACATGGTGAGCAAACTCCTCCAACGCCAAGATCCGTGCACCTGATCCAACATCGGGCGCGAAATTTGGTTTAATCATATATCCTATATTATACCTAAATAGTTGATTCCCACTAATTCCAATTATCTCAACATGCAACTTTGACACCTCATCATGCCACCATGCATGTGATAGCACCGAGATTAGAGTAGTAACTTACACTAGCAATGGAGAATAacttacactagtaacatacacgcTACCCTAGGccatgttactacctccataataggtagtaacatatatgtagtgtcatgcaaagcttcatttattcgGTTATACACTCattttgtcttggtatgtgtgatgttactaatagaatgagtaactagctaagttacgcaatttacctctctcctcattaactcattgccacataggcAAATTTGCTGACTGGGACGGATGTTACTCTTGAAGTTACTCTCACTATggccagttgtcggtgtcaaaaccggcggatctcgggtagggggtcccgaactgtgcgtctaggcggatggtaacaggagacaagggacacgatgtttttacccaggttcgggccctctcgatggaggtaaaaccctactcctacttgattaatattgatgatatgggtagtacaagagtagatctaccacgagatcagagaggctaaaccctagaagctagcctatggtatgattgttgttcgtcctacgggctaaaactctccggtttatatagacaccggagagggctagggttacacagagtcggttacaatgggaggagatctacatatcgtatcgccaagcttgtcttccacgccaaggaaagtcccatccggacacgggacgaagtcttcaatcttgtatcttcataatccgggagtccggccaaaggtcatagtccggtcatccggacaccccctaatccaggactccctcagtagcccctgaaccaggcttcaatgacgacgagtccggcacgcaaattatcttcggcattgcaaggcgggttcctcctccgaatacttcatagaagatgttgaacacaaggatagtgtccggctctacaaaatagtttccacataccaccgtagagagaataatatttgcacaaatctaatctgctgacgtatgccgtggcgtgacatcatgccacagccaagcctttattcgaatcgttttactgtcccacctcagggtgtttagcgaggcggtttccttggaacgtcttgtcaaagcagagatcgtgtccccttattccgggattctcatcaatacaggcgtgggtaacccaaccgcgccattaatcgcggcgcttgggagataagcgagttttactaggctggtgggggcacatggttttggccgcccatataaggggataagaatcctccctttccatctacgccttcctcctccttcgcttatccattcctgcgcactcgagctccagcgcccaagtccgcacttcccacctcaacctcctccaatcatgtccggagcgggaggtaggtggatggcctcctctgtcacggaggggcaaatcaaaaagctgaggaaagccggatacttgtccaacgacatcgcgcaccggctcccagatgaggggcatctcatccccacccccaggccccatgagagggtcgtgtttctcccccatttcctccgcggactgggctttcctcttcacccatttgtccgggggctcatgttctactacggcctggacttccacgatctggccccaaacttcatcctcaacatctcggcgtttatcgtcatgtgtgaggtctttctccgcatccagccccacttcggcttatggctgaagaccttcaatgtcaagccgaatgttgtgggcggccgacaagcggagtgcggaggcgccatggtgggcaagatggccaacgtcacatggctcgagggctcctttgtggaaaccatcaaagggtggcaatcggggtggttctacatcaccgagccgcgtgaccctgaatgggcagcggcccccgagttccgatctggcatccccacgcggctcacctcatggaaagagacgggcctgtcgtggggtaatccggaagaggcgACCGGACTACAAACCTGCGTCCagaacctgatggacaagaaggttaaactcgtcaacgtagtccaggtcatgctcttccgccggatcctcccgtgtcaacggccGGCTTTTgatctgtgggaattcgacccggcccagcaccaaactctgtccagactcttcgacacaatgcacgaagatgcttggaaggtgcttttcaagagctcggaggttcaccctcccactaccgaggatcgcggattctgcacgaagcgccaagccagcgcggtaagcttagtttacccattacagggtatttgtttttcatagtttgactctatgcgggatctaaactcccattcctttaacaggactagAAGAAGAAGGCCagacagattgactgtccggctcctttgcccgaagacccagcagacACCCGTTTGGCAAAGCTGCTGATTCCGGCAcctcacatggtgccggagaagaacgccaagaagaagaccacgggaacTCAAAGGAGCTCCCGGCgactggtggtgtcggactcatcacccgacgaccccaaagcgcactcctcctccgaagacggggaggaggaagaagaagcctctccccctccaacggggggaggcacgaaaaggaaggccgccccgactggggaggccggagggtccaagaaggggaagacggcggagaggagtgggcaaccagggccaagcccctggcaacatcgtaagtatccggatactagaatgactcatggcgttcctttagtgCACAGCACCTTCCGACACCGAATagaattatgcagtccgcccaaggctcagctcgatgattcgtcgagtggctccctggactcgtcagatatgaatagtctttcactcacgacggcttcctccccccgccctacggacgaagccgaggcggagtcccaaaaggggctaagccAGGAGGAGGCGGTCCTGGAGGCgcagcaaggcgacctcccggactccaggaccaaagtggataaaaccccggagggatctaagtccggccctgggccggacaccgcaccagaaccttcagtggttccggagtccggcaggcgcccccctcgcaagaagggcaagcctatgacgctggcggcctccatccaaccggaggcgccggacaatttgctggaggtgcttaacggcgcctccatcgacgaggagcaccgcactgttatgagtgcggtgatcgagaaggtttagtccgccaagagcgggcagacagaagcatgtgccagccttttaacaggctttgaggtatgtatttaaaacatgtaaaaaatgttaccgtatagacagtagcccctgatgctcagtttggtattcggaaagaaaagccggactaaggatctaaaaagatatacgcaggagtctaacataaatatgtcaatatgggaatgcaggttgcgctgctgacctctgccgcactgactgcggaggtcgatccattgaagcagagccttgagcggtccgagaacgagctcggccttgccaagaagcagctcgaggacaaggaaggtaggtagtgccttatgtatatatatatataaaatacctggttgcaaataatgacaggaccaacatgaatgttacaggggccacaaccgaggtggcgaccctgaaggaagcgctgtccaaggccgaagataatgcggccatggagcgcaccgagcgagagaaacaagaggcgcgggtggcggaggtgtggcaagagctcaatgctctcgtgaagaaacacgagagtttagagcttgactcaaagacgcgagagtccgagcttgcctcggcacttgaaagtgcCAAATCTGCCAAAGCCGAAGcacaaaaagccctccaggagattgaggcgatgaaaaagatagcggcgggtaaggcattctttatgcaaagcaagcatgtgaaagtgaattacgtgttacttacccgaatacggagctctccaggagcattcgcagatctgcccgcagtgtatccgacgccgccgcattctaccgagccgaaaaagggagctcgacggagaaggtgttctggtcccagtatgctgaggccggacgcacggtgcccttgagagaccagctgaagcagctggtcgagctccataaggtggccgaaaaggccatgaagggccttataggccggctgtggcctggggaggtcctgcctgagagctacttcgggctggtgagacGGCTGGtagatgcctgtccgcggcttgagatcatcaagcgctccgtatgcatcgaaggcgcccgtagggctttttcccgtgctaaggtgcactggggcaagctggatgctgagaagctggtgacaaaagggccaccggaggggaaggagcatcacaggcccgagatgtattatgagggcgtcctgaagggtgcccgccttgtggcgaatgaatgtaccaggcatgtaatttttgagtaaactcactcgtgtttatcctgtgcgctgaaaacttgttcatatgggctaagcaacgctttttgaatttaaaatattaccttctgtgcgaccatttattaaatctgagag
This genomic window contains:
- the LOC123157875 gene encoding zinc finger protein GIS3-like produces the protein MEHAHDELSLELTLAAAVVAPAPGFFLCVYCHRKFRTSQALGGHQNTHKEERANKRRRETAAATEHAWKPERAAAAVWVSEEPAAAGGMAHKRSTSSSERDHELDLSLRL